One Anatilimnocola floriformis genomic window, GATAGGTCTCGCTGAGCGCGGTCCAGTTGAAGACTTCGTTCGGCTCGAGTTGGCAGGCCTGTTCGCTGTGCGGCACGCCGTCTAGGGGCCGATTGGCTTTGCACAGCAGGCGGGCCAGTGTCATGTGGGCCAGCACGTGGCTGTTGTCGAGCTTCAGCACTTCTTCGAGCGCAGTGATGGCTTCGGCCGATTTGCCTTCGCGGCGGAATTGTTCGGACTGCTTGTAAATTTCGTCGACGGTAGGCATGGCTGGACTCGAGCTAAGAGGAAGAACCGCCATTCATTTTAGCGACGGATTCGCCGTGAGGTAGTCCGTCGCCGGGCGGTGGGCATGAGTCGAGCTGAGCACACAGCCAGCACTAGTCCAGGAAGTCGCCATCCTTGAGGCGATCCGGAACGTAGACTTCCGTCACGTAGCTGATGTCCTTGCTGATGAGTGATTCGACTTCCAGCTTGAAGCCATTCTTCAACATCAGGTCGATTTCCTTTTGCCAGTCCTTCTTCTTTTCGAACCAAGGATAGCCAGCGATTTGCTTGGCGCGCTTCACGTCCTGCTCGCTGAGCGAAAGCTTGACTGACTTCGACAGTTGGCAGCGCTCGAAATCCTTGCTCCGTAGGCCGATGTACTTGGCGTCTGGAATGCCCATCCGCTGGCTCTCAAAGGCCAGGTTGATCGAGCCCTGCTTGAGCACGCTGTAGATGTAGTATCCCCACGGATCGTTATCGAGGAGGCAATACACCGGCAGCTTCAGTTCGTTGTGCATGCGATGCAACAAACGGCGGACACCGCGCGGCGGCTGACCGCTGCCGTGGGTCACGAGGCAGTTGTGCTTTTGCCAGAACTTGTCTTCGTGAAAGCGGCGGAAGATCGTGTCCTTTTCGACATGCAGGATGAACTTCGCACTGCACTTCTTGAATTGAATGACGTCGGGCTCAACGATCGAGGGAATGCTGTAGCCCGCCGAGCCCATGCGCGTGCAGTCAAGCTCATCGCCGTTGTCGTTGAGCGTGATGGGACCCACGAGGTTGCCGCGGTTGCTCGCGTAGAGATGCATCTCTTCGCGGAGCGAATCAAGCGTCACTTCGACGTCTTCGATGATCGTGTCCGACTCCGACTGATCTTCGAATTTCTTCTCGGTCGTTCCTTCGACTTCGCCCAGCATCTTATAGAACAAACCCCGGAGGCTGAGGGTTTTGCCGGCGTGGATCAGGTCCTTGCAACCCTGGCCGACGAGCAGCATCTGCATGTAGCTCTTGGCTTGCGACAGATTGAAGAGCTCGCGGCGGTTCGTGGCGTTGCCCATTTCGAGCACGCCCTTGCTGCGGTTGTACTTCACGTTCGACAACGACCGCGAAGGAATATCCATATGCGGCGGCCGCTTCTTCTCTGCCGACTCGATCACATCGGTCGCCATGTCGAGCAGCGACGCGATCGTCTTTTTGTCCTTGGCAGTGAGGACCACGTTTTCAGATTTTTCGGTGCGGGAGGTTTTCTTGGCCATGATGCGTCCGTGACGGGCGTGAAAAGTTCGTTGAGTTCGAGCGAGTTACAAGAAAAATCTAGTAGTCGTCAATTCGGAAGTGTTCATCCTCTAGGTGCATGTCATATTTCTCGGCAAGGTCGTAATCGATCGTAGTGAGCATTGCCTTCCCACTGGCCCGACGCTCCAAAACTAGTCCAGCATGAATCATTTCAGTACTCTGCTCCGCCGAAAATCCACACTTCTGCAAGAGTGCTTCGGGGGCATCTAAACTCTCGAGACAGCCGGGTGAACGCAACGGCCGAATATATTTAGGCGGTGGAACATTCAATTCTGTCCAGTAGCTGATGTACTTCGGTTGAACGAGCTGATGCATCCGATCCGCAAAGTCTCGCGGTAGTCGCAACACGCGGATCAACTCGACGACATCGATGCATTCACGTTCGTAATTATTTTCAGCCAGCCCCATCGCCAATCGCAGTTCGATCATTGGAATGAGCGAAATGACCGGTAAACCTTCGACGAGCGTGCTGCAATCGCTTGGTTCAGGAATTATCAAATGCGGATGTGAATTTCCAGGTCTCGGGGTGCCGGCGAAGTGTAGACGAATTTTCACATGCGTCAGCGAGTCGCGAACCGAGGTGGCTGCCGGAAAGTCCTTGCAAACGCCAAGCTCTTCTAAGTGCTGGTGAATGTACGCCAAGCCTTCCCGATTAACGATCAGCTCGACGATACTCGTGACACGGCGATAGCCATGCAAAAACATCGAGAGGTCGCCGACTAGAACGGAGTCAATCTCGCGTTCTCGCAATGCCTCAATAAAACGCCGCGCTGTACCCCAAACTTTTCCTTTGCCGCCAAAGTGCAAGTCACATTCGCGCGCGCCAAAGTCGAAGTCTTTGACGGCAGCGATTTCAAACCTCTGCTCTTTGGAGATCGGCTCGCTCATCGAAATGCTCGCTACTCCGCCTCATCCCCCTGCGGCACGATCAGCACCTTGCTGTCGTCGGCCAGCGATTGCTGGTCATCTTGTTGCTGGATCTTCTTGCCGCGCTCGTCGAGTTTGACGTCGGCTTCGGCGGTTTTCTTTTTCGCAACGACCAGCAGCTTTTCGTAAAGGTCCTTTTTCTTCTTGTCGTCGTATTCCTTGATCGAACTCACCGCGCCGGCGACTTCGTTCAAGTACCGCAGAAAGACGCTGCGGCGTTCGCCTTCTTGCTTCACGCGGTTGCGGGCGTTGAGATACATCTGCAGGCGACGACCAACGGCTTGCAAGCCGAGGCGGAGTTCCTTTTGAATCTCGGGATAGCCGGCGATGGCTTCTTTCGATTCGCTGGTGAACGGCACCCAGACGCTGGCCATGTGCACCATCACGCTCACCGGTCCGGTGGGCAAACCGCCGCGACTTTGGTTCAGACCATAAGCCCGCCAGTTCGTCGCCATCACGGCTTGGGTGATCGCGCAGGCACTCATCGAGAACTGCAGCGGCACGCGGTTGGCGTACCGCATGACTTGCATCGTCTGGCCTTCGGTGAGGTTGACGTTCTTCATCGCGGCATGCAGCGCGGCGATCTCTTTCTTGTCCAGCTTGCCCGGGCTTTGCCGCGTGCCGATACCCGATTCGGCGATGATCTTATCTGCGCCGTCGCCGCCGACACCGTCGAACGTGTTCATCAGGAACTGACGAATCGTGCGAGCGTCGCTCTCGGCGAGGAAGTCGACGAGGGCTTCGTGCGAAACTTTCTGCACGCTCGCGCCGCCACCGAAGGCCAACCCCACTTCAATTTGAAAGGGATTGCCGCGATAAACGGCCGGTGGCCGAGTATCAGCCGTATAGAACATGCCGGGCACGACGTGTGCCAAGCCTTTGAGAATCAACGGTTCGCCGATTGGACACAAGCAATCGGTCGCTGGCGCGCTGATCTTCGTGCTTTGAATGGCCTGGTAGAGCGCATCCGCTTCTTGTCGGCCGATCCGTTTGGGATGGGCCCGCGAACTGATCTTGGCCGCTTCGCAAATGCTACTGGCCACGGCGTTGCTGACGCGCGAGAACGACTCGGTGAGGAACTGCGTGATCGTGCTGAAGCTATTGTCCTGCAGCATCGTCATCAGCCGGCCGAGTTCCACGCCGTACGGATGCGGTTTGATTTCCTTCGGTTCGGCCGGCAGATCGGTGGTCGAGCGGTTGTAGTGCGATTCCTGCCCTTCGGGATCCTTGTAATGGATCGTGACGTGCGGATTGGCGATGGCCGTTTGTTCGAGATATTCGTCGACGCTGCCGCGGCCGCGAATGTACTTGGCTTCGAGCTCGATGGTCACACGCGTGCCGCTCTTCACTTCTTGCGGCGTCTTCCCTTCTGCGGCGGGATAGAACGCGGCCCAGTCGATGCCCTGGTCGAGCATCTGCTGGTGGCCTTTTTCACCGGCTTCGATATCAACCCCTTCACCCTTGCCGTTGGTGATTTCGGGGTGATTGCGTTTGGTGTCGATCTGCAGCTCGAAGTAGTGAGCCTTTTGCTTGGCGCCGGTTTTCGAAATGATCTTCACCGGCTTGCCGGTCGTGAGCACGCCATACATGCCGGCCGCGCTAATGCCGATGCCCTGTTGGCCGCGGCTCATCCGCAGACGGTGAAACTTCGAGCCGTACAGCAGCTTGCCGAAGATCAGCGGGATCTGCTTTTTGACAATGCCCGGGCCGTTGTCCTGAATGCTGACCTTGTAGCGGTTGTTGGTCGTCGGCTCGAGCGTGACCCAAATTTCGGGGACGATGCCGGCTTCTTCGCAGGCGTCGAGCGAGTTGTCGACGGCTTCCTTCACCGTGGTAAGGAGAGCTTTGCGCGGATTGTCGAAGCCCAGAAGGTGGCGGTTCTTGGCAAAGAACTCGCTGACGGAGATTTCCTTCTGCTTCGTCGCCATGGCTTCTGCCGTGGAGCGACGTTTGCCCCCCGCTTCGGCAGGATGGGCTTCGGACTGGCCGTTAGCCTCGGCAGCGCCATCTGCTGCGGCGCTACTTTCCGCTGCCTTATCGGCGCCTTTTTTCACAGCCCGTTTGTTGACGAAGTCTTCCGATTCCGTTGCATCGAAATCGAGCGATTTCTGAGCGCTCGCAGCCTTGGCGGTCAATTCGTACTCCTTTACACCTGCATCAAACGGGAGAGGGTTGGGGTGAGGGGCTGAAGTGGTTTCGACACGACCACGCGCCTCGCTGCACTCCCGCGCTCACGTCACGGCTACCTGCGGGGAGCCGCGCTTCAAACTGCGTGGATTGTAGCGACTTTGCGGGCGCGCTTGAAGTCGGGATTTGACGGTGTTGCGGGCGGTGCCTGCGCCCACCATTGCAGTTGTTTTCTACAGCACATTATGACTCACCGTTGCGTTGAGTCGTCGCCGAGAAAACCCCTACGGAATGGATTCAAACGTCGATGTGCCCTTGACTCCGCCAGTGCTGAACAGCGATCCAACTTGCCTGACAAGCTCGACTGGACACCGAATGGCACTGGCAAAGCCAATGGCACGCGACGCATCCCTCCGCCCCGCCTGATTGCCCACCAAAAACTGTCCCACCCCCGCTGCCGAGCGCCGCAACAGGATGTTGCTGCCGTGCTCGCAGATCCGCATTTGCTGTCGGAAGGAGTCGACCATGTTGCGCTCGATCACCGGTCTAGCCTTTGTCGTGGCTGCCTTGTGCGCCGCGCCGGCGTTTGCCCTCGATACCGGATTCGCCTTCGGCGACAGCAGCTGTGGCCCCAACGGCTGCGGCCCGCACGGCGTGCGGTTGCACAGCGCCCACCACGATCACATCGACTCGCGCTACTACGCCGGCGCTGGCGGCTGCCGCACCTGCAGCAACGGCGATTGCCAATATCGCTTCTACGGCCAACCCGATCTGTTTTACAACTACTACGTGCCGCCAACCTGCGGCGGCGTCGGCGCCGAGCTCTATCTCTCGCCCCGCCCGGTGCCGGCCCACGTCGGCCACACATACATCACCTATCAACCCCTCATGCCGCATGAGTTCATGTACAAGCACGACCGGACGTACCACCGCTACTACAACGGCGGCCAAGGTTTGACCCGGACCCACGTGCACTACGGCACGAGCATCCTGCCGAACTGGCGCTGGTAAACGAAACAATTGCAGATCGAAGATTGCAGATTGCAGATTGAAAGAAAATGCAATTTGAAAATCCTCCCTCAATCTGCAATCTGAAATCATCAATCTGCAATCTAAAATCCCACCTGACCTTCGTCCCCCCGGAGGATATTCCTGTGAAAGCCCTCGTGATGTTTGCCGCCGGTGCGGCGCTGCTGCTCATCGGCAGCCAATGCTCGGCCGGCGGCCCCCGGACCCGCGCCGATCGCATTGCCCGCTACTACTCGGCCCAGCGCCCCTGGCATGGCCCGTACGCCTATACGCAAACCGGCGAACCCACGCCCCTCGTCGTGCCGCCCACCTCGGTGATGCACAACAGCTGGAGCTGGGGCGTCGCGCAGTCAGAAATGGTGCCCATCTATCACCAGTTCCACCGCGACTACCAACCCGGCGCTGGCTACGGCGGCTCGCCGATCCTGCCCACACCCCTCTGGCCGAGCCACACCGATCAGCTCGGTGTGTATCCGATCCGCGGACCGTGGTAGTGGTGATGTAGGTAGTTGTCGCGTGAGTAAGTTGCGCAGCAACGCGCACTACTCCCTCTCCTCGGTACTCCGGGGAGAGGGTCGGGGTGAGGGGCCGATGCAGAACTGACCTCAGACTCGCGATCTCCACCCCCGCTTCTCGACGCGCCGAAAATCCGCGCACTCCGCCAGCGACAACAAATAAGTCGCTAGTCGCGGCAACTCTTCATCGGTGGCATCTCCTTCGAACGGCCGAACGTAGACCGCGTTGCCGAAGTTGCGCTCCAGCTTGCTCGGCGTATCGTCCACCATCAGTACTCGGCTCAGGTCAAAGCCCAGGCGTTTGACCTTCTTCAGATCCTTCACCCAATATCGCTCCATCAACTCAAGATGGTAGCGAGGAGTGCAACGACTGCGCGACCAGACAAAGTCGAGTTCCACTGGCGGTGCCATGCGCTCGACGATCACGGTCACATAATCGGCAGAGGCCGACGACCAGATCGCCAGGCGATATTGCTGCGCGACGGCAGCCAGAAACTCGCGCAACATTGGCCGTTGATAAACGGCAAACGGCCCCGCTTCAAAATCGGGCGGACGTTGCAGAGGCGATTCCCGCGCATGGATCAGGGTTTCGTCCAGATCGAGGATCAACAAGGGTGACGAGATCGCTGGCATGCAGGAAGAGACTACTCTTTCCCGAATTGGTTCGCCATTCGCGCCAAATTCGCCGTGAGCGAACTAAATCAAATCACCCGCCATCACGCGATAGGCGTAATCGCTCGCCTGCAACAGCAACCAATCATCTCCCTCGCCGCCGAGCAGGCAGTCGATCTGCTGGTCGTCGGTCACCGTATCGCCGACGGCGACCCGCACTCCGCCAGCCAAGCCAGTTTGCAGATTCGCACGCCGCGTGGCCAGCGCCGCCCCAGAGTTCCACTCAGCGAGAATGGCGGCGAGCGCCACAGAATTGGCATCGTAAGAGGTCCGGCCGCCGATCAGCAAATCTTCGCCCATGCCGCCATCGATGATGTCGCGACCCAGGCCGCCGATCAGCACATCGTTGCCGGTGAAACCAATCATTCGATCATCGCCATCGCCGCCGATGATCAAATCGTTCCCTTCGCGCCCTTCCAGAATGTCGGTGTCGGCGCCGCCGAAGAGAATGTCGGCGCCGAGGCCACCAATGAGACGATCGATCCCCGCGCCGCCGTCGAAAATGTCGTCGTTCGAACCGCCGATGAGCACATCGTTGCCGTCTTCTCCGTAGACGGTCACCGGCGCAGTGCTGTTCGTCGCTGTCACGCGATCGCCACCGTCGCCGGCGTTCACAATCACGCGGCCGCCAGCGCCGAGCGTGAACGGCCCGTGAGCGACGCCGTTGAAACCAACGGTGACCAGCCCCAGTGGATTGGTCGCGATCGTAATCAGATCGCTGCCACTCGTCCCTTGCACCAGAACGTTCGGCCCCGCGGCAGTCACCGCTTCGGCAATATCGCGCAGTGTGATCGTCGCGATGGCTTCGCCGCTGAGCGACGGCGTGGCGCTGTCGGTTGCACGAATCGTGAGCGCGAACGAAGGTGTCGTTTCAAAATTGATTGCGGCCACACTCGCGACCGTGATTCGTCCAGTCGCGGAGTTGATCGCAAACGCGCCGTTGGTATTGCCACCGACGATCGAATAACTGAGCGTTTGCCCCGCATTGGCATCGGTCGCAATCACTTGACCGACAGCAGATCCCAGCTCGCTGTTTTCATCGATCGCAAAGCTCGCCGCGGTTACTACCGGCGCGACATTGGGCGGCGTATCTTCGGCCCACAGTCGCTGGGCGATCACTCGGCCAAACTGCCGGGCCGAAAAGTTGTTCTCGGCGGTGATGATCCGGCCATCGACGGTCACATCATCGGTATCCGTCGTCCGATCACCGACCGAGCCGTGCGGCAGCGGCGTCGCGCCATTGGCGGTCATTTGCACGCTCTGCAGCAGTTGCGTCGGGCTATAGCTCGTGCCGTTCCAATACACGCCCGGCGAACCATTCCAAGGAACCGAGACATTCTTGCCAGCGAGCGGACTCACTCCGTTCACGCGAGCCCAAGCCAACACCGTCGTCGCGTGGCACACGGCAGCGAGGTATTTGTTCTGTGTGGTGAATTGATTGATCAGATTGTTGAGGCATTGCCATCGTAGTGATCGTCGTAGTAGTTGCCGGTGAAGGCATACTGATACATCGACGAGCCCCAGCCGCCGACAAAGACGATGGCCGAGTAATCGGCCGAGTTGACGGCAGACAACGGCAGATCAGGCGTGACCACTCCACTGCTCGAACCCTGACCACTATTCGGATGCGGCGTGCTCGGATTGGTCGTCCGCGCCGCCACGCGAACTGTGAGACCGGCTTCGACGAGCGACTGCCGCGTGTCGCCATACTCCTGATAGAAAAAGTCCCGCTGATCGGCGATCACCATCAGCACCGGCAGCGGCGCAAACACCTCACGGCGTTCGAGCGTCTCGAAGAAGGAACGGCGGTTGCGGTTCATGGCGGCGGTCCGGGTTGCGACAGGATCACGTAGGCCAAAGCCATGCTTCGGCCTACGTGATCCAACGCGGCTTGAGTGGTTCGTCGTCCCGCGATCGAAGCATGGCTTCGATCTACGGGCTCCTGACGATGCGGGCGACAGAGATAGATGTCACCCGCGGGGAAAACCTTTCAGCACTCAGCAAATTTGCGTAACTCCCAACTCCCTCTCCTCGGTACGCCGGGGAGAGGGCCGGGGTGAGGGGCTGCCCTGGGTACAGACACTGCCGTCGCAAGCAGACCGGAAGATCATTCAGCCAAAAGAGTTAGAACTCGCTTCAACCCCTCACCCTAACCCTCTCCCCGGAGTACCGAGGAGAGGGAACAGGATGCAAGACTACTGATACGAGCAATCTCCCGCAAAAACTTCCAGCCAATCTGCTCCATCGCCGCCGATCAGGCGGTCGTTCATGCCGTCGTTGATGAGCGAGCTGGTCAAGGTTTGTCGCGTGTTGCCGGCCAAGCCACTGAGATTCCATTCGGCGAAGATCGATTGCAGGGCGAGCAGGTTCAAATCGAAGCTCGTGCCGCGGCCGATGAGAATGTCTTCGCCGGCGCCACCCTCGAGATTGTCGTGACCCTTGCCGCCGATGAGGATGTCGTTTCCATTGCCGCCGTAAAGTTGGTCATCGGCGTCGCCACCCACGAGCATGTCGTTGCCGTCGCCGCCGTCAAGCAGCGCGCCGTTCGGACCAGCGATGAGCAAGTCGTTGCCCCCCATCGCCCAGATGCGATCGTAGCCAGCGCCGCCGTCGAGAATGTCGCTCGCCGAGCCGCCGGTGATTTGATCGTGACCGCCTTCGCCGTAGATCGTCACCGGCGCGGTGCTGTCGGTCGCATAGATATAGTCGCCGCCGTCACCGCCATAGACGATCACTCGGCCACCAGCGCCGAGCGTGAACGCGCCATACACCTGGCCGGCGAGCCACACCATCGGTTGGCCGGCAGCGTTCGTCCACACATAGATGTAATCAGTCCCCGACGTTCCTTGCACAATCACATTCGGCCCGGAGCGGTAAACGGGTCCCGGCGGCGCTTCGTACACATCGGTCAAGTTCACCCGCACGACCGCATCGGTGCTGAGGGCGGGATTGCCGTTGTCGGTGACGCGAATCGTCAGATCGAATGCCGGAGTGGTTTCGAAATCCACTGCAGCGAGATTCGCCACGCTCAGTTGTCCCGTCGCGGCATTGATCGCAAAGGCGCCGTTCGTGTTGCCGCCGACAATGCTGTACGACAGCGTTTGTCCGACATCAGCGTCGCTGGCCACGACCGATCCCACGATGGTGCCCACCGCCGAATTCTCGGCAAGAGCAAATGTTTGTCCGGCAGCCACCGTGGGCGCGGTATTCACCGGCGGGGGCGGAGCGACGTAGTCGATATTCACCGTCACAATTGCATCGCTGAAGAGCGACGGCGTGCCGTTGTCGGTGACGCGAATCGTCAGTTGAAACTGCGGCGTCGTTTCGAAATCGATCGCACCAGGAAAGGCGACATTCAGCGCGCCCGTCAATGCGTCGATCGCAAAGGCAGCGTTCGTGTTGCCGGCGAGAATCTCATACGAAAACTCCTGGCCCAGGTCGGGATCGCTGGCCACCACCATCCCCGCCGTCGTACCGATCGGCGAATCTTCGGCGAGCGAGAACGTTTGATTGCCGATCACCGGCGCGTGATTTACCGGCGGCGGGGGAACATCTTCGGCAATTAGCCGAGTCGCAATCACTCGGCCAAATTCGCGAGCGCTGATGTTGTCTTGCGCGGTGATGATTCGGCCATCGACCACCACGTCGTCCCAAGAGGAACTTGGGTCGCCGATGGAGTTGCCGTTGGCGACGATGCCGCCATTCCATTCCATCATCGTGCGCTGCTGCAGCTGGAAATAGTTGTAGTTCACGCCATTGAGCGATAGCCCCGGGCCGCCAGTTCCCGTCGCGCCACCTTGCGGCGTGGTCACGTTCTTGCCGGCGATTGGGCTCACGCCGTCGACGCGAGCATAGGCCAGCACCGTCGTCGCGTGGCAGATGGCAGTGACGTATTTGTCCTGGTCAACGAAATCGCTGATCAAGTTGTTGACGATGGCTTTCGTGGCTGGATCGCCGTTGTAGCGGGCATCGTAGTAGTTGCCGTTGATGGCGTACTGATACATCGACGAACCCCAGCCGCCGACGAAGACAATGGCTGAGTAGTTCGAAGCATTGACGGCAGACAGCGGCAGATCGGGAGTGACCACGCCACCATTCGCCGGTTCACCGCTGCCCGAGTGGGGCCGGCTGGGTTGCGTGGTGGTCGCAGCCACTTGCACCGTGAGGCCCGCTTGTTCGATCGACAACTTGGTATCGCCGTATTCCTGATAGAAGAAGTCCTGCCGATCGGCAATTACCATCAGTACGGGGAGGGGTGCGAAAACTTCACGCTTCTCGAGCG contains:
- a CDS encoding MUN domain-containing protein, whose amino-acid sequence is MVDSFRQQMRICEHGSNILLRRSAAGVGQFLVGNQAGRRDASRAIGFASAIRCPVELVRQVGSLFSTGGVKGTSTFESIP
- a CDS encoding tetratricopeptide repeat protein; the protein is MPTVDEIYKQSEQFRREGKSAEAITALEEVLKLDNSHVLAHMTLARLLCKANRPLDGVPHSEQACQLEPNEVFNWTALSETYQKAFEATQDRMFILKAEEAKTRSHQLQWQKS
- a CDS encoding cadherin domain-containing protein translates to MCHATTVLAWARVNGVSPLAGKNVSVPWNGSPGVYWNGTSYSPTQLLQSVQMTANGATPLPHGSVGDRTTDTDDVTVDGRIITAENNFSARQFGRVIAQRLWAEDTPPNVAPVVTAASFAIDENSELGSAVGQVIATDANAGQTLSYSIVGGNTNGAFAINSATGRITVASVAAINFETTPSFALTIRATDSATPSLSGEAIATITLRDIAEAVTAAGPNVLVQGTSGSDLITIATNPLGLVTVGFNGVAHGPFTLGAGGRVIVNAGDGGDRVTATNSTAPVTVYGEDGNDVLIGGSNDDIFDGGAGIDRLIGGLGADILFGGADTDILEGREGNDLIIGGDGDDRMIGFTGNDVLIGGLGRDIIDGGMGEDLLIGGRTSYDANSVALAAILAEWNSGAALATRRANLQTGLAGGVRVAVGDTVTDDQQIDCLLGGEGDDWLLLQASDYAYRVMAGDLI
- a CDS encoding cadherin domain-containing protein is translated as MTQHKQRERGPRATTRRRSFFETLEKREVFAPLPVLMVIADRQDFFYQEYGDTKLSIEQAGLTVQVAATTTQPSRPHSGSGEPANGGVVTPDLPLSAVNASNYSAIVFVGGWGSSMYQYAINGNYYDARYNGDPATKAIVNNLISDFVDQDKYVTAICHATTVLAYARVDGVSPIAGKNVTTPQGGATGTGGPGLSLNGVNYNYFQLQQRTMMEWNGGIVANGNSIGDPSSSWDDVVVDGRIITAQDNISAREFGRVIATRLIAEDVPPPPVNHAPVIGNQTFSLAEDSPIGTTAGMVVASDPDLGQEFSYEILAGNTNAAFAIDALTGALNVAFPGAIDFETTPQFQLTIRVTDNGTPSLFSDAIVTVNIDYVAPPPPVNTAPTVAAGQTFALAENSAVGTIVGSVVASDADVGQTLSYSIVGGNTNGAFAINAATGQLSVANLAAVDFETTPAFDLTIRVTDNGNPALSTDAVVRVNLTDVYEAPPGPVYRSGPNVIVQGTSGTDYIYVWTNAAGQPMVWLAGQVYGAFTLGAGGRVIVYGGDGGDYIYATDSTAPVTIYGEGGHDQITGGSASDILDGGAGYDRIWAMGGNDLLIAGPNGALLDGGDGNDMLVGGDADDQLYGGNGNDILIGGKGHDNLEGGAGEDILIGRGTSFDLNLLALQSIFAEWNLSGLAGNTRQTLTSSLINDGMNDRLIGGDGADWLEVFAGDCSYQ
- a CDS encoding DNA topoisomerase IV subunit A, producing MAKKTSRTEKSENVVLTAKDKKTIASLLDMATDVIESAEKKRPPHMDIPSRSLSNVKYNRSKGVLEMGNATNRRELFNLSQAKSYMQMLLVGQGCKDLIHAGKTLSLRGLFYKMLGEVEGTTEKKFEDQSESDTIIEDVEVTLDSLREEMHLYASNRGNLVGPITLNDNGDELDCTRMGSAGYSIPSIVEPDVIQFKKCSAKFILHVEKDTIFRRFHEDKFWQKHNCLVTHGSGQPPRGVRRLLHRMHNELKLPVYCLLDNDPWGYYIYSVLKQGSINLAFESQRMGIPDAKYIGLRSKDFERCQLSKSVKLSLSEQDVKRAKQIAGYPWFEKKKDWQKEIDLMLKNGFKLEVESLISKDISYVTEVYVPDRLKDGDFLD
- a CDS encoding DNA topoisomerase VI subunit B, whose amino-acid sequence is MTAKAASAQKSLDFDATESEDFVNKRAVKKGADKAAESSAAADGAAEANGQSEAHPAEAGGKRRSTAEAMATKQKEISVSEFFAKNRHLLGFDNPRKALLTTVKEAVDNSLDACEEAGIVPEIWVTLEPTTNNRYKVSIQDNGPGIVKKQIPLIFGKLLYGSKFHRLRMSRGQQGIGISAAGMYGVLTTGKPVKIISKTGAKQKAHYFELQIDTKRNHPEITNGKGEGVDIEAGEKGHQQMLDQGIDWAAFYPAAEGKTPQEVKSGTRVTIELEAKYIRGRGSVDEYLEQTAIANPHVTIHYKDPEGQESHYNRSTTDLPAEPKEIKPHPYGVELGRLMTMLQDNSFSTITQFLTESFSRVSNAVASSICEAAKISSRAHPKRIGRQEADALYQAIQSTKISAPATDCLCPIGEPLILKGLAHVVPGMFYTADTRPPAVYRGNPFQIEVGLAFGGGASVQKVSHEALVDFLAESDARTIRQFLMNTFDGVGGDGADKIIAESGIGTRQSPGKLDKKEIAALHAAMKNVNLTEGQTMQVMRYANRVPLQFSMSACAITQAVMATNWRAYGLNQSRGGLPTGPVSVMVHMASVWVPFTSESKEAIAGYPEIQKELRLGLQAVGRRLQMYLNARNRVKQEGERRSVFLRYLNEVAGAVSSIKEYDDKKKKDLYEKLLVVAKKKTAEADVKLDERGKKIQQQDDQQSLADDSKVLIVPQGDEAE
- a CDS encoding HAD family hydrolase, encoding MPAISSPLLILDLDETLIHARESPLQRPPDFEAGPFAVYQRPMLREFLAAVAQQYRLAIWSSASADYVTVIVERMAPPVELDFVWSRSRCTPRYHLELMERYWVKDLKKVKRLGFDLSRVLMVDDTPSKLERNFGNAVYVRPFEGDATDEELPRLATYLLSLAECADFRRVEKRGWRSRV
- a CDS encoding DJ-1/PfpI family protein, with amino-acid sequence MNRNRRSFFETLERREVFAPLPVLMVIADQRDFFYQEYGDTRQSLVEAGLTVRVAARTTNPSTPHPNSGQGSSSGVVTPDLPLSAVNSADYSAIVFVGGWGSSMYQYAFTGNYYDDHYDGNASTI